The Coffea eugenioides isolate CCC68of chromosome 8, Ceug_1.0, whole genome shotgun sequence genome has a segment encoding these proteins:
- the LOC113779081 gene encoding uncharacterized protein LOC113779081 isoform X1 gives MGQKQGESSSSSNLITNANSRASSRRTKAVDCLKCPHCAGPLSKEMETSQWTVPPLIRDSFSMIGSAVGGTASAFYGFNYVMPIVQRRIKGPMLLHFLVGAPPVIVFSSACAGLAGGAVPALAQLASSSYHAAFSSSSLSPSSSQDENMSKSRTSSTL, from the exons ATGGGGCAAAAACAAGGAgaatcctcctcctcctcaaaTCTTATTACCAATGCTAATTCTAGAGCAAGTAGCCGGAGAACAAAAGCTGTTGATTGTCTTAAATGCCCTCATTGTGCTGGTCCTCTCTCTAAAGAGATG GAGACTAGCCAATGGACTGTGCCACCACTCATCAGAGACAGTTTTTCTATG aTTGGTTCTGCTGTTGGTGGCACGGCCAGTGCATTTTATGGGTTTAATTACG TAATGCCTATTGTTCAGAGGAGGATTAAAGGACCCATGTTGCTCCATTTTCTTGTTGGT GCCCCACCTGTTATTGTCTTCTCATCAGCCTGTGCTGGTTTGGCAG GTGGTGCTGTGCCAGCGCTTGCTCAGCTTGCTTCTTCATCTTATCATGCAGCGTTCTCTTCATCATCCTTGAGTCCTTCATCCTCACAGGATGAGAATATGAGCAAATCCAGGACTTCATCAACTCTGTGA
- the LOC113779081 gene encoding uncharacterized protein LOC113779081 isoform X2, with protein MGQKQGESSSSSNLITNANSRASSRRTKAVDCLKCPHCAGPLSKEMETSQWTVPPLIRDSFSMIGSAVGGTASAFYGFNYVMPIVQRRIKGPMLLHFLVGAPPVIVFSSACAGLAGDNVIKGLNQDATCPIPLLNLHLST; from the exons ATGGGGCAAAAACAAGGAgaatcctcctcctcctcaaaTCTTATTACCAATGCTAATTCTAGAGCAAGTAGCCGGAGAACAAAAGCTGTTGATTGTCTTAAATGCCCTCATTGTGCTGGTCCTCTCTCTAAAGAGATG GAGACTAGCCAATGGACTGTGCCACCACTCATCAGAGACAGTTTTTCTATG aTTGGTTCTGCTGTTGGTGGCACGGCCAGTGCATTTTATGGGTTTAATTACG TAATGCCTATTGTTCAGAGGAGGATTAAAGGACCCATGTTGCTCCATTTTCTTGTTGGT GCCCCACCTGTTATTGTCTTCTCATCAGCCTGTGCTGGTTTGGCAG GAGACAATGTGATAAAGGGTCTGAATCAAGATGCAACTTGTCCTATTCCATTATTGAACTTGCATCTCTCCACCTAA